In one window of Meiothermus sp. DNA:
- a CDS encoding peptide ABC transporter substrate-binding protein has translation MDKVNRFLIFLLIVLSLGRAQQLVLAIPAEEGFLTPFTYVTGYPGYNLLSLVYDTLMIPDINGLPKPWLAEQVRVTNAGRDWTIRLKNAQWHDGKPLTSDDVKFTYEYYRRYPVVSRFTSAVRSISQIRTPDARTVQISLPRPEGNFELSTLADVPILPKHIWENITDPKAHRDSIGSGPFKLVEIRPGQSYRFEANPSYFGGTVAPKSLVVVIIREATATFQALRAGQIAASSRELLPELISQFDNDPSFRLLRGALFTSNLLQFNTTVAPFNQPAFRQIIAGLVDPKAVVDTVLLGQATVGSPGFLHPQSPLYSPEAGQYPRLSLPQAEQRLEQLGYRRGSDGVRVGKNGQRLEFELLAPANNPIRLRAAELIAQQVRPAGIVFQVRALEPNTLTDRVWPEFDVSKGRNYSLAMFGWSAPVINQANLRGMFHSKPALGNLNIGGYANATVDSLTERLNTTVDLAERKLLAARVQSLVARDLPFLTLWYPDATYAVRPSVYDGWKFQRGQGILNKFSFLP, from the coding sequence GTGGATAAAGTGAACAGGTTCCTGATTTTCCTGCTGATTGTCCTGAGCCTGGGCAGGGCCCAGCAACTGGTGCTGGCCATCCCGGCTGAAGAAGGCTTTTTGACCCCATTTACCTACGTGACCGGCTATCCAGGCTACAACCTGCTATCGCTGGTCTACGATACCTTGATGATTCCCGATATCAACGGGTTGCCCAAGCCCTGGCTGGCCGAACAGGTGCGTGTTACCAACGCAGGCCGGGACTGGACGATCCGGCTCAAAAATGCTCAGTGGCACGACGGAAAGCCCCTCACCAGCGACGATGTAAAGTTTACCTACGAATACTATCGTCGATACCCTGTGGTGAGCCGCTTTACCAGCGCCGTGCGAAGCATCAGCCAGATCCGTACCCCTGATGCACGTACCGTACAAATTAGCCTTCCACGCCCTGAAGGCAACTTTGAACTTTCCACCCTGGCAGATGTGCCCATTCTTCCCAAGCACATCTGGGAAAATATCACCGATCCCAAGGCGCATCGCGACAGCATCGGTAGCGGGCCCTTCAAACTGGTGGAGATTCGGCCTGGTCAGTCCTATCGCTTTGAGGCCAACCCCAGCTATTTTGGCGGCACGGTGGCTCCAAAGAGTCTGGTGGTGGTGATTATCCGTGAGGCCACCGCGACTTTCCAAGCGTTGCGGGCCGGGCAGATTGCCGCAAGTTCACGCGAACTTTTACCAGAATTGATCTCGCAGTTTGACAACGACCCCAGTTTTCGCCTGCTCAGAGGAGCTTTGTTTACCAGCAACTTGTTGCAGTTCAACACCACCGTAGCTCCTTTCAACCAGCCCGCGTTTCGACAGATAATCGCTGGACTGGTTGACCCCAAGGCCGTCGTGGATACGGTACTGCTGGGCCAGGCTACGGTGGGCAGCCCGGGCTTCTTGCACCCCCAGTCACCTTTGTACAGCCCCGAGGCTGGGCAGTACCCGCGCCTCAGTTTGCCCCAGGCTGAGCAGCGCCTTGAGCAGTTGGGTTATCGCCGAGGATCCGATGGGGTTCGCGTTGGGAAGAACGGTCAGAGGCTCGAGTTCGAGCTTCTGGCTCCAGCCAATAACCCCATACGGCTGCGCGCTGCCGAGCTAATAGCCCAGCAGGTACGCCCGGCAGGCATTGTTTTCCAGGTAAGAGCGCTCGAGCCCAACACCCTGACCGACCGGGTTTGGCCAGAGTTCGATGTTTCCAAGGGGCGCAACTACAGCCTGGCCATGTTTGGATGGTCGGCCCCCGTAATCAACCAAGCCAATCTGAGGGGCATGTTTCATTCCAAGCCGGCCCTGGGCAACCTGAACATCGGGGGCTATGCCAACGCCACGGTGGATTCCCTGACCGAGCGGCTCAATACTACGGTGGACCTGGCCGAGCGAAAGTTGCTGGCGGCAAGGGTACAGTCGCTGGTCGCACGCGATCTACCGTTCCTAACCCTGTGGTACCCCGATGCCACTTACGCGGTGCGACCTTCGGTTTACGATGGCTGGAAGTTCCAGCGCGGACAGGGCATTCTGAATAAGTTCTCCTTTCTACCTTGA
- a CDS encoding class I SAM-dependent methyltransferase, with protein MYRSDKTTQHSQVWDRPDTIQCFAQKAPDTRMVARLQNASPATRVLDLGCAGGRNTVWLAERGLEVYALDASRAMVLHTRQRLQPYLARPEQRVLEGQMHDLGDFPCCFFDFVLAFGVLHYSQSVAEWERTLKAITRVLKVGGEMLISQHSPRSNLDGQALNSTSEAHVYRRASGRFQVMFEAHELDNWVGGWGFVPVLPTDEVVVPTERGWRVTIRGHYRLEV; from the coding sequence ATGTATCGAAGCGATAAGACTACTCAACACAGCCAGGTCTGGGATCGCCCCGACACCATCCAATGCTTTGCCCAAAAGGCCCCCGATACCCGCATGGTAGCGCGCCTGCAGAATGCCAGTCCCGCTACCCGGGTGCTTGACTTGGGCTGCGCCGGTGGACGCAATACAGTCTGGTTGGCCGAGCGCGGCCTGGAGGTCTACGCCCTCGATGCCTCCAGGGCTATGGTTTTGCATACTCGGCAGCGACTACAACCCTACCTGGCCAGGCCCGAACAGCGCGTGCTCGAGGGACAAATGCACGATCTTGGCGATTTTCCATGCTGTTTTTTCGACTTTGTGTTGGCTTTTGGGGTGCTGCACTATTCCCAGAGCGTGGCCGAGTGGGAGCGTACCCTAAAGGCCATCACCCGGGTTCTTAAAGTGGGCGGAGAGATGCTTATAAGCCAGCATAGCCCCCGCTCCAACCTGGACGGCCAAGCCTTGAATAGCACTTCAGAGGCGCATGTTTATCGGCGGGCTTCGGGTCGCTTTCAGGTGATGTTCGAGGCGCATGAGCTGGATAACTGGGTGGGTGGATGGGGTTTTGTGCCTGTGCTTCCTACCGACGAGGTGGTTGTGCCTACCGAGCGGGGCTGGCGCGTCACCATCCGTGGACACTACCGCCTGGAGGTTTGA
- a CDS encoding response regulator transcription factor, translating into MLPNIHCGRCRRQLITPAERRVLELVARGYTNPQIAQALTISIDTVSLHRSKVMRKLGLHKPNELKRFAEGYIQLKEQSPDVSKR; encoded by the coding sequence ATGCTACCAAACATACATTGCGGCAGATGCCGCCGACAGCTCATCACGCCCGCTGAGCGGCGGGTGCTCGAGTTGGTTGCCCGCGGTTACACCAACCCCCAGATTGCCCAGGCATTGACCATATCCATCGACACGGTCAGCCTGCACCGAAGCAAAGTGATGCGTAAGTTGGGACTACACAAACCCAACGAGCTCAAGCGCTTTGCCGAGGGCTACATCCAGCTCAAGGAGCAGAGCCCAGATGTATCGAAGCGATAA
- a CDS encoding copper chaperone PCu(A)C has translation MRAIATMFFLALGLGWSQQHQGHGHGGHGGAPSRGPLTPIQLRLIEGWIRQVPSSLRDTTVYLTVRNPLGRDLRLVGASSPVAEMVMLMEDYRETRSGQTIQGMREVKSFLLPKNGQLVLQPGGKHLMLMGLKRPLKEGERLPIRLIFEGEQEAALELKVERR, from the coding sequence ATGCGTGCGATAGCCACGATGTTTTTTTTGGCGCTGGGGCTGGGCTGGTCTCAGCAACACCAGGGCCATGGTCATGGGGGTCATGGAGGGGCACCGTCCCGGGGCCCCCTGACCCCAATACAGCTTCGTTTAATTGAGGGTTGGATAAGGCAGGTACCGTCCAGCTTGCGCGATACTACCGTCTACCTCACCGTGCGAAACCCCCTGGGACGCGATCTCCGGTTGGTAGGGGCCAGCAGCCCGGTAGCCGAGATGGTGATGTTGATGGAGGACTACCGCGAAACCCGATCGGGGCAGACCATCCAGGGTATGCGTGAGGTGAAGTCGTTCTTGCTACCTAAAAACGGTCAGCTGGTGTTGCAGCCGGGGGGCAAGCACTTGATGCTGATGGGACTTAAGCGGCCCCTCAAAGAAGGAGAACGACTGCCCATTCGGCTCATCTTCGAGGGCGAACAGGAAGCCGCGCTCGAGCTAAAGGTAGAGCGACGGTAG
- a CDS encoding PepSY domain-containing protein, with product MQAAPQAGVEKAPHKLYLSVWRWHFYAGLYVIPFMVMLALTGLVILFTPQIEDLQYRDRMFAQPQGTLQPYSAQLEAVRKAYPEATIQRFRPNLEPNRSSQVALEQGQQELTVFVNPYTLAVLGEVDNASRWENIATNIHGTLLVKQEVALPLVGKVNLGDLLIEIAASLMVLLVVTGLYLWWPRNHQGVYGSLIPRLKVRGRTYWKDLHSVPMFWVSLIVVFFAFTGLAWTGIWGDKYVQAWNTFPEQMWNDVPKSNQNLESLNRTGEKLVPWNLENSKLPLSGSMAGKDGIPAGTPVNLDTVIQYVRGNGVNYGFWVAMPRGKEGVWTVSASSMSRDVTDARKDRTLHIDQYSGKVLADIGWSQYSLGAKAMASGIALHLGTYGWWSQALNALFCLLILVASVAAVAMWWLRRPAGVFRLAAPPMPKNLPLWKGAVALIIAMSIFFPAAGATLLLVLVLDYLIIQRIPVLKQAIG from the coding sequence ATGCAAGCTGCCCCCCAAGCAGGGGTTGAAAAAGCTCCACACAAACTGTATCTGTCGGTCTGGCGCTGGCACTTTTACGCCGGACTGTACGTAATTCCCTTCATGGTGATGCTGGCCCTGACCGGGCTGGTTATCCTGTTTACCCCCCAGATCGAGGACCTGCAGTACCGTGACCGGATGTTCGCGCAGCCGCAAGGTACCCTGCAGCCCTATTCTGCCCAGCTCGAGGCCGTGCGCAAGGCCTATCCAGAAGCCACCATCCAGCGCTTCAGGCCCAACCTCGAGCCCAACCGCTCCTCTCAGGTAGCGCTGGAGCAGGGCCAGCAAGAGCTTACGGTTTTTGTCAACCCCTACACCCTGGCCGTGCTGGGCGAGGTAGACAACGCCAGCCGTTGGGAAAATATCGCCACCAACATCCACGGCACCCTCTTGGTCAAGCAGGAAGTGGCGCTGCCTTTGGTGGGCAAAGTGAACCTGGGTGACCTGCTCATCGAGATAGCGGCCAGCCTGATGGTCTTGTTGGTGGTCACTGGGCTCTACTTGTGGTGGCCCCGCAACCATCAGGGGGTGTACGGCTCCCTGATTCCGCGCCTGAAGGTCCGCGGACGTACCTACTGGAAAGACCTGCACAGCGTTCCCATGTTTTGGGTATCTCTGATCGTGGTCTTTTTCGCCTTTACCGGGCTGGCCTGGACGGGCATCTGGGGCGATAAATACGTGCAAGCGTGGAATACCTTTCCCGAGCAGATGTGGAACGATGTGCCTAAGAGTAACCAGAATCTGGAGAGCCTGAACCGCACGGGCGAAAAGCTGGTGCCCTGGAACCTGGAGAACAGCAAACTGCCCCTTTCGGGCTCGATGGCCGGTAAGGACGGCATCCCCGCCGGGACCCCGGTGAACCTGGACACGGTGATCCAGTATGTGCGGGGCAACGGCGTGAACTACGGTTTTTGGGTGGCCATGCCCAGGGGCAAAGAGGGGGTCTGGACGGTCTCGGCCTCGAGCATGAGCCGCGATGTAACCGATGCCCGTAAGGACCGTACCCTGCACATTGACCAGTACAGCGGTAAGGTGCTGGCCGACATTGGCTGGAGCCAGTACAGCCTGGGTGCCAAGGCCATGGCCTCGGGCATTGCCTTGCACCTGGGCACCTACGGCTGGTGGAGCCAGGCCCTCAACGCACTGTTCTGTCTGCTGATACTGGTTGCCAGCGTAGCGGCGGTGGCCATGTGGTGGCTGCGTCGCCCGGCGGGGGTCTTCCGCCTGGCCGCGCCGCCGATGCCCAAAAACCTGCCCTTGTGGAAGGGCGCAGTAGCGCTGATTATCGCCATGAGCATCTTCTTCCCGGCAGCAGGGGCTACGCTGCTGCTGGTGCTGGTGCTGGACTATCTAATCATCCAGCGCATCCCGGTGTTAAAACAGGCCATTGGTTGA
- a CDS encoding NAD(P)/FAD-dependent oxidoreductase, with translation MERTQVLIVGAGAAGLGVALALQRLGLDLRIVERNVIGSSFRRWPGETRFITPSFTANAFGLTDLNALTPKTSPAYSLGQEHPSGVAYARYLRALARHYELAVAERTSVEHVRTFSEGFRVETTRGSFEARFLIWATGEFQFPRQDLQGARLALPYARVKSWAALEGEAYTVIGGYESGLDAAYHLVRLGKRVQILDPNAPWKRSTGEPSQDVSPYTLERLREALETGRLELLRLKATRITRANGQFQVYHANGVLQSPTPPILATGFEGGFEPVQRLFEWKGSAPLLHEASDESIRTPGLFLVGPKVQHRDTAFCFIYKFRARFPVVAEAIGRRLGVDTAPLEVYRKRGMWADDLADCCTSRCAC, from the coding sequence ATGGAACGTACACAGGTTCTGATTGTGGGTGCAGGCGCCGCCGGCCTTGGGGTAGCGCTGGCCCTGCAAAGGCTGGGCCTAGACCTGCGAATTGTAGAACGGAACGTCATAGGTTCCTCTTTTCGCCGTTGGCCTGGGGAGACCCGCTTTATCACCCCAAGTTTTACTGCCAACGCTTTCGGCCTGACAGACCTCAACGCCCTCACGCCAAAGACATCCCCGGCCTATTCCCTGGGACAAGAGCATCCCAGCGGGGTCGCCTACGCCCGCTACCTACGGGCCCTGGCACGTCACTACGAGCTTGCCGTTGCGGAGAGGACTTCGGTTGAGCACGTGCGAACTTTCTCGGAGGGGTTTCGTGTAGAGACCACTCGAGGTTCTTTTGAAGCCCGCTTTCTGATCTGGGCCACCGGGGAGTTCCAGTTTCCCCGTCAGGACCTGCAAGGGGCGCGGCTTGCACTGCCCTATGCTAGGGTGAAAAGCTGGGCCGCTTTAGAGGGTGAGGCCTACACGGTGATCGGTGGGTACGAGTCGGGGCTGGATGCAGCCTACCACCTGGTACGGCTGGGTAAGCGGGTGCAGATCCTCGACCCCAATGCGCCCTGGAAGCGCAGCACCGGTGAGCCGAGTCAGGACGTCTCCCCTTATACCCTCGAGCGGCTCCGAGAGGCTTTGGAAACCGGTCGGCTCGAGCTGCTCAGGCTAAAAGCTACCCGAATAACCCGGGCCAACGGCCAGTTCCAGGTGTACCACGCCAACGGGGTGCTTCAAAGCCCCACCCCACCCATCCTGGCCACCGGCTTCGAGGGAGGGTTCGAACCGGTACAGCGGTTGTTTGAATGGAAGGGTTCCGCGCCCCTCCTGCACGAAGCCTCCGACGAGTCTATCCGCACCCCAGGGCTTTTTCTGGTAGGCCCTAAAGTGCAGCACCGAGACACGGCTTTCTGCTTTATCTACAAGTTCCGGGCCCGCTTCCCTGTCGTGGCCGAGGCTATTGGCAGAAGGTTGGGGGTGGATACGGCCCCCCTCGAGGTCTACCGCAAACGGGGCATGTGGGCCGATGACCTGGCGGACTGCTGTACCTCGCGCTGCGCTTGTTAA
- a CDS encoding metal ABC transporter substrate-binding protein — MLLFTSGPWLAQKTGFACDLSAVIGTKVFVGLAIFLFFLLPTAAWAQGLNVAATTPILGDLVREVGAGRVRLAVVVPMGADPHSFEPRPSTVRALAGARVLFANGLYLETFLSKLQAGLPQGARTVLLAEGLPNLLCLTEAERRAEIEQGLQVHRHGLCDPHLWLDPSYARLYVERIQGVLSKLDPAGHNFYVRRSTDFLQRLEATDSEIKACLAAIPPNRRRIVVQHDAFRYAARHYGFEVVGSLASFVGQQRGPRALSELALRIKQEGVQVIATEPQFAAGEARTLAEATGARVITLLSDTLTPQVPTYLELLRFNGLNLCTAFAR; from the coding sequence ATGCTTCTTTTTACCTCTGGCCCCTGGTTGGCCCAAAAAACTGGTTTTGCCTGTGATTTAAGCGCGGTAATCGGAACTAAGGTCTTTGTCGGACTGGCGATATTTCTTTTTTTCCTCCTGCCCACAGCAGCATGGGCCCAAGGTCTGAACGTAGCTGCCACGACGCCCATCCTGGGGGATCTGGTGCGGGAAGTAGGTGCTGGGCGGGTTCGGCTTGCAGTGGTCGTGCCTATGGGGGCCGATCCGCATAGCTTCGAACCCCGCCCCTCTACGGTACGGGCCCTGGCAGGGGCACGGGTGCTTTTTGCCAACGGGCTTTACCTGGAAACGTTCCTGTCAAAATTGCAAGCTGGCCTTCCCCAGGGAGCCCGCACGGTACTTCTGGCGGAAGGGCTTCCCAACCTACTCTGCCTTACTGAAGCAGAGCGTAGGGCCGAGATAGAACAGGGGCTGCAAGTACACCGCCATGGCCTTTGCGATCCCCACTTATGGCTTGACCCTTCCTATGCTCGGCTGTATGTGGAGCGCATCCAGGGTGTGCTAAGCAAACTCGACCCGGCTGGCCATAACTTCTATGTCCGGCGGAGTACGGACTTCCTCCAACGGCTCGAGGCCACCGACAGCGAGATTAAGGCCTGCCTGGCTGCCATCCCGCCAAACCGTCGCCGGATTGTAGTCCAGCACGACGCCTTCCGCTATGCTGCTCGTCATTACGGCTTCGAAGTGGTGGGCAGTCTGGCCAGCTTCGTGGGGCAACAAAGGGGTCCACGGGCCCTAAGCGAGCTGGCTCTGCGAATCAAACAAGAAGGGGTGCAGGTAATCGCCACCGAACCCCAATTTGCTGCCGGCGAGGCCCGCACCCTGGCCGAGGCCACCGGCGCTCGGGTGATTACCCTGCTTTCGGATACCCTAACCCCTCAGGTGCCGACCTATCTGGAGCTGTTGCGCTTCAATGGACTGAATCTTTGCACCGCCTTTGCAAGATAG